A genomic region of Candidatus Atribacteria bacterium contains the following coding sequences:
- the pdxS gene encoding pyridoxal 5'-phosphate synthase lyase subunit PdxS, with product MEEKGTYRLKKGLAEMLKGGVIMDVVSVEHAKIAEEAGAVAVMALERVPADIRSAGGVARMADPKIIKEIMQAVTIPVMAKARIGHFVEAQVLEALGVDYIDESEVLTPADENYHIDKLNFKVPFVCGARNLGEALRRIGEGAAMIRTKGEPGTGNIVEAVRHMRQVMDEIRRLKNIPKEELMTKAKELGAPFELLQEVAHKGKLPVVNFAAGGIATPADAALMMQLGADGVFVGSGIFKSDDPKIRAKAIVEATTHYDNPKIIAQVSEGLGEAMKGIEISQIAAAERMQDRGW from the coding sequence ATGGAAGAAAAAGGTACCTATCGTCTTAAAAAAGGTTTAGCCGAGATGTTAAAAGGTGGGGTAATCATGGATGTGGTGAGTGTAGAACATGCAAAAATTGCCGAAGAAGCAGGTGCGGTAGCAGTGATGGCCTTGGAAAGGGTTCCTGCTGATATCCGATCTGCTGGTGGGGTTGCCAGAATGGCTGACCCTAAAATAATAAAAGAAATCATGCAAGCAGTCACTATTCCGGTTATGGCTAAAGCAAGGATTGGGCATTTTGTGGAAGCTCAAGTTTTAGAAGCCTTAGGAGTTGATTATATTGACGAAAGTGAAGTACTAACTCCTGCTGATGAAAATTACCATATAGATAAATTAAACTTTAAGGTTCCTTTTGTCTGTGGAGCAAGGAATTTAGGTGAGGCTTTACGTAGGATAGGAGAGGGGGCAGCAATGATTAGAACTAAAGGAGAACCGGGAACAGGAAATATAGTAGAAGCGGTAAGACATATGCGTCAGGTCATGGATGAGATAAGAAGATTAAAAAATATACCCAAAGAGGAATTAATGACCAAAGCCAAAGAATTAGGTGCTCCATTTGAACTTTTACAAGAGGTAGCGCATAAAGGAAAATTACCCGTAGTTAATTTTGCCGCCGGAGGGATAGCTACCCCCGCCGATGCAGCTTTAATGATGCAGTTGGGAGCAGATGGCGTGTTTGTAGGTTCAGGAATATTTAAATCAGATGATCCTAAAATAAGGGCGAAGGCAATTGTAGAGGCTACTACCCATTACGATAATCCTAAAATTATTGCACAAGTTTCAGAAGGATTAGGTGAAGCCATGAAAGGGATAGAAATTTCTCAAATTGCTGCAGCTGAACGTATGCAAGACAGAGGTTGGTAA